The nucleotide window ATGGCTCCGTTCTCTTCCACCCCTTTGGGCGAGAGGTAGGTGAGTTTTGCTTCGAACTTTTCATTTTCAATCGCTCCAATTGTTAAAACGATGTCCATTCCCTCGTGGATTTTACCGACTTCGGTTTCGTCTACTTTACCATCGAAAATCATGTCGCTCATATCGGCAATAACGGCGATTGTGGTTCCATCATTAAAGGTATTTGATTGGATAACAGAATTTCCAACCTCCACCGGGACATCCAGAATCATTCCATCAATCGTCGAGCGGATAAGCGTGTTGGATGCATGCGCTGTCTTTTTTGTTGCTCCTTTTCGAATCAGATCAAGGTTGTTTTGTGCGGCACTTAGCTCTTCGCGAGCCGCATTAAACGACAGTTGTGCTTTTTGGTACTCTCCATGAGGAATAACTTTTTTGTCAAAAAGTTCTTTTTGTCGGTTGTAGTCAATTTTTGAGTCTTCGTAGTTTAATTGTGCCTGATTTACTCTCGATTCAGCGTTGTTCAGGGTTACCATATCGGGAATGATTTTTACTTTTGCGATAATGTCCCCCATTTCTACTTCCGAACCTGCTTCAAGGTAAATTTCTTCAATAATTCCGGATACTTGTGGTTTTATTTCAATCTCTTTACGGGGAACAACCGAGCCTGTTGCAACCGTTTTTTTTGTAATGTTTTCTATTTTTGGGTTTTCGGTTTTATAGACATCAGGTTGGCTTTTCGACTTTGAATACAAAAAATAAATCGTTCCGAAGAAGGACGTAATTAGGACGACAATTAGTAAGACTTTAAAGAATTTTTTCATGGCTGTGGTATTATTATTTTTTAATTTTCTGTTCTTAGTGCATCAATCGGTTTTATTTGAATGGCTCTGCGTGCAGGAATATAACCTGCAAAAGCTCCTGAAATAATCAGGATTAACAGGCACGAGACGGCAACGGTTAAGTTTACTCCGGGATTTTTAATGAAAATATCTGCTCCATTCTCAGCAGC belongs to uncultured Sunxiuqinia sp. and includes:
- a CDS encoding efflux RND transporter periplasmic adaptor subunit produces the protein MKKFFKVLLIVVLITSFFGTIYFLYSKSKSQPDVYKTENPKIENITKKTVATGSVVPRKEIEIKPQVSGIIEEIYLEAGSEVEMGDIIAKVKIIPDMVTLNNAESRVNQAQLNYEDSKIDYNRQKELFDKKVIPHGEYQKAQLSFNAAREELSAAQNNLDLIRKGATKKTAHASNTLIRSTIDGMILDVPVEVGNSVIQSNTFNDGTTIAVIADMSDMIFDGKVDETEVGKIHEGMDIVLTIGAIENEKFEAKLTYLSPKGVEENGAIQFEIKANVNLKEGQFIRAGYSANANIVLEKKDSVMVIPEGFLNFENDSSFVEINTGTEEEPNFEKRFVHTGLSDGINIEITEGLSLQDKVKGEKIDPKKLKEKETNAG